From the Xylella fastidiosa genome, the window TCCGTCCATCAGCAGCCCAGGGGCGGCCACACCTGCATAACTGCCAAGAATCCCTGAGATCAGGTCCAGTAGCGTACTTTTCCCGTTACGTCCCATCCCGTACATCACCGCCAGCTTATGCTCACGTACCGAGCCGGTGGCGCAGTAGCCGAACCAGCGTTGCAGAAAGTCACTGAGCGGCTGCTGGGCCTGCCCCTCTTCGCACGTAATGCGCGCCAGTGTCTTTTTAAAGACAGGTGCAGCGGCATCGGGTGTGTAGTTAACGGGGACAACCCGCGTAATGTAATCCTCGGGGCGATGCGCTTTGAGCGTTCCGGTACGCAGGTCCACAGTGCCATTGGCGCAGTTCAATAGCCAGGGGTCCGTGTCCAGCCGTTCCGCTTTCACAACCAACATACTTTTGGCCAGCGCCATCGCCGCCTCTACAGTGCTGCGCATTTCCGACTTCTTGCCCCATGCCTCCAGCGCAGCAGCGATCTTTGCGTTTTTGCTTTTTTCCTTCTCCGTGTCCGCTCGCTTGGTGCGCCATTGCTCCACTTCGCCGCGAATGATTTTTGAGAGTTTTAACGCCAACAGGCGCGCCGCATCCATACCATGCGCCCAGTGGGTGCCTTCCCAGACGAACCAGCGATCAGCAGACACCATCAGCCGTTTGCCGTAATGCTTGGCAATCCGCACTGCGTTCGCTGTGTCAGTGGTTAGGTACAGCGCTTCGGGCACGTCGTGCCGCTCAACGGCAAGCGTGGCAGGCTCGTCCGTGAGGTCCTCGAACATGGCTAGCATTTCCTCATCGGAATAGACTCCTATTTCATGTAGAAACGCCGATTGCGGCACCCCGCGACAGTGGGCGTGCTGGCATACAAACGCGCCATTGGCATAACCTCCGGTATGCGCTGGGTAATACACCGTGGATGTGGGGCTAGAGGCTTGCGTATGCTGCTTAGCCAAGGGGCATTCGATAAAGAGTTCACCGGCCTTACCGGTCGATAAGATAAACCCGCGTTCTTCAAGGCGCACGGCCACAGGGTCGTTGGCAGCAGCGGCCATGAGCTTGTGTTGGCGGCTGGGTTTACCTTCAGTCTTGGCGCTTTCCAGGATCGCCGCATCAATCTCCAGCAATACAGAATCCTCAAGAAAGCCTTTCACAAAGCCGCTGCGCACTGGAACTGGATCGGCCACACCGGCTTCAAATACAGGGGCGGCGGTGTAGTGGATTTGCACCGTATTAAATACAGAAGCATCCAGCCCTGGAGCGCAGACAGCGGCCCAGGCTTTGAGCTGTGCGCTGGTGTACGGCTTATGTAGCCAAAACCACACATGGGCTTTTAGCTTCCCTGCGCACTCAGGACGCCCCGCGCTACTGGATAACTGCCAATGGTAATCTGCGCCGTAGAAGCCAAAGGGAAGATGTGCGTGGAGGAACTCGCCGATGCTCCCTACCGGATCAGCCACCGGATCGCGGCGCACCGGATCGAAATTATCAATCTCAACGAGCATCCAGTGATGCGGGATATCCTCGTACAGCTCGGCAATGCGCCGTACTTTTCCTTTCTGGAACTCAGTATCAAGCGCAGCGGCTTTGGCATCGCCCACATACGCCCCGCGAATCACGCAGGCATGCGGGTTCTGCTCCAGCTCCGTGAGAAGTGCTGACAGCTCGCGGCTATTGTTGAGCGCTCGTTGCTCCACCTGGAAGAACTTGGCGTTGTCGTAGGCTTTCACCGAGCCATCAGCGCGCCATGTTTTGGCGAGGGTATTTACGGGGTGTTTTAGAACCGTGATAGAATCTCTCATAGGAGTTTCACCTTTGTTTTGGGCGAGTTGAGGCCACCCCCTCAGCCCGCCCTTTTTAACTGCGGGGGTGGTTTAACGATTCGGAAGTGACTCCTTACTAATTAAGGAGTACGGCCAGCCAGACAGCCGCAGGTGTTAGCGCAAACGGTAGAAGGCACTGCGGCAACGCCCAGCGAGATTCTCCATGCGCTTAGCACGCGGCCCCACCTCCCGCCACAGATCGCTGACCGCACCGGCTAACGGTGAGCGAATCAGATGTAAGGCTTGTTCAATCGGTTCGATGCGTTCCCGTGACAAATGCCCCGCGACCATCCTCAGCAGTGCGTACAGGTTGAATGCCTCTTCTTCTGTCAAAGTGACAACAGGAGGGTGCGAAGCCGAGTAGCTGCCCGTCTTGCGGATTGAGGGCATGAATTCCAACACATCCAGCACCCAGCGACGAAACGCGGCGGCAACTGAAGTGCGAGCAAACATTGATACCATGTGGCAGCCACGAGGGCTGAAGAGTCGGGTGGGTTTGTCTCCGGTAACGGTGGTCAAATTGACCACCAAGCTCATTTGATAGGTGAACTCTTCGGAATGACGGTTGTAGATGCGCAATACGGATCGTTCATCGGCGTAACCCAAAGCGTGGGCTAGATCGCGTGCGCTTAGGTGAGGAACACCGTCACGGTCGATAATGGAAAGGGATTTGCCGGAAAAACACACGGCAGAGGGTAACTGCGTCATAAAACGTCTCCTGGTTGATCAAGATGACCACGGGGAGACGTTTCTAGGCGTCGCACCCGTAGAAGGCGGGAGGCTAGAAACCTGCAACCAGACAGGCGGACTTCTTCCCCCTTGCGAGGTTTTTTATCCGTCACCCTCCCGCCGTGAAAACGAACGGGCACAAAAAAACCGCGAGATTGACGGATGCGGTAACCGCTGGCTGCAATGGAGTTTCTAGGCTCCTTACTAGCGACGGTACCGCAGCGGTGAATGTGGGTC encodes:
- a CDS encoding BRO-N domain-containing protein translates to MTQLPSAVCFSGKSLSIIDRDGVPHLSARDLAHALGYADERSVLRIYNRHSEEFTYQMSLVVNLTTVTGDKPTRLFSPRGCHMVSMFARTSVAAAFRRWVLDVLEFMPSIRKTGSYSASHPPVVTLTEEEAFNLYALLRMVAGHLSRERIEPIEQALHLIRSPLAGAVSDLWREVGPRAKRMENLAGRCRSAFYRLR
- a CDS encoding phage antirepressor protein, which produces MTQLPSAVCFSGKSLSIIDRDGVPHLSARDLAHALGYKDTVSLTHIHRCGTVASKEPRNSIAASGYRIRQSRGFFVPVRFHGGRVTDKKPRKGEEVRLSGCRFLASRLLRVRRLETSPRGHLDQPGDVL
- a CDS encoding DNA primase family protein, producing the protein MRDSITVLKHPVNTLAKTWRADGSVKAYDNAKFFQVEQRALNNSRELSALLTELEQNPHACVIRGAYVGDAKAAALDTEFQKGKVRRIAELYEDIPHHWMLVEIDNFDPVRRDPVADPVGSIGEFLHAHLPFGFYGADYHWQLSSSAGRPECAGKLKAHVWFWLHKPYTSAQLKAWAAVCAPGLDASVFNTVQIHYTAAPVFEAGVADPVPVRSGFVKGFLEDSVLLEIDAAILESAKTEGKPSRQHKLMAAAANDPVAVRLEERGFILSTGKAGELFIECPLAKQHTQASSPTSTVYYPAHTGGYANGAFVCQHAHCRGVPQSAFLHEIGVYSDEEMLAMFEDLTDEPATLAVERHDVPEALYLTTDTANAVRIAKHYGKRLMVSADRWFVWEGTHWAHGMDAARLLALKLSKIIRGEVEQWRTKRADTEKEKSKNAKIAAALEAWGKKSEMRSTVEAAMALAKSMLVVKAERLDTDPWLLNCANGTVDLRTGTLKAHRPEDYITRVVPVNYTPDAAAPVFKKTLARITCEEGQAQQPLSDFLQRWFGYCATGSVREHKLAVMYGMGRNGKSTLLDLISGILGSYAGVAAPGLLMDGGHDRHPTEIADLAGRRMMTVNETSEGGILREGFVKQATGGDSLKARHMRSDFFEFQPTHKLQLLTNHKPVIKGQDVGIWSRLMLIPFKARFGTAEEVKAGVAQYPIDHKITEKLAAEREGVLAWVIAGAVEWYRDGLNPPGIVRDASKDYQTEQDRIAQFIKDECVLGMEHEEKLTAPMGGGLYPAYTQWCKDSGVYALSKTRFLGELERCVPKFRNKRETRTLDGKRRELVVIQGIGLVDAGI